Genomic DNA from Thermoplasmata archaeon:
AGCACAAGTTCTTCGTTCAATCCCAATCTTCTTGCAACAGTAGGAATCTCTTCAAAACTTCCTATCTGTCTTGCTATGTTTATATAATCTTTCTGATACATTTCTTAATCAAACTCCTTTGTAAATCTTCGTTCTTCCACAACTCTTGAAATAATCTTATCTGAACCACACTGTGGACATGTGTCCAGAAGTTCTGCAGAAATGAAGGTACCACATTTTCCGCCTATGCACATAACTTCGTAAAGAATTTCCACATTTTCATCCGAGAAATTCTGGTATATATTTACGCACTGTGTACCAGTAATAAAGGTCGTAGCATCTCTGAACATCAATGTGTTCAGCTTTGTGTTTTCTTCTAATCGCTGGAGTATTTTTCCTGTTTTGTCAAAAAATAAGATTGAGTTGTTGAAGAAGCCAACAGCGATCCGATTCTCTGCGGTCTCGGAAGTGATAGCCGGCGAAGGTTCTTGCTGTACCCAGTACATGGTCCCATCATCTCTGAACATGAACACCCTCCCAGTTGCAGTGGTGTAAACATAAAATTGTTTACCAATGCAAATACTCTTTATTATGTCGTTGCAGTTGAAATTCCAGAGTAGGTTTCCATTTGCATCAAACACGAGGGCTTCTCCTTTGTAAGTCCCAGTGTAAATTCGGCCCTCACTTACCTTCACGCATTCAACTGTGCCCTCAAATTTTTTATCCCAGAGTGGATTGCCTTCATTATCAAAGACCGCCATAGTGCCGCTGTTTGTAGTGTAAACCACAAAGTTTTTTCCAGCACTTATCCCAAATGGAAAGGAATCTACTTGCTTTTTCCATAGGACTTTCATGTCCTTGCTTACACAGTAGATATTCTTATCCCAAGAAGTGAGAAAAATTCTATCGTCAGAGGTTGCAATCCCTCTTATTTGTCCATTGGTCTTAAGAACATCAACTTCATTCCACTCTGAGTTAAATTTTTTCAATTCGCCGTTCTTAAGTCCGAGGAAATAGAACCCCCAGGCACTACCAAGAGAAATGACCTCATTCCCTGTTTTAACTCTCTTCACGAGCACGAACCTTGTCTTCTCAATACCCATCATTCTTCCTCACCCCTCATAAATTTCTTTATTCTGTTAACCGTCTTTTCTCTTGTTTCCGACTTGCTACCAATTTGAAGATGGACTGAGATTGCATCTGTACCACCAATCACAAATTTTTTCTCAGCGTAAAGCATCTGTTTATCAATCTTCAGATGGATAGTCCCTTCCTCAATGTAAATCTCTGGATTTTTAAGCACTTCTTCAAAAACTCCATCTCGTTTAAGCATCTCTTCGATGCCTATAAAATCGTTTACACTTCTTGTTTCAAGTACAATAATTTCATTGCCATGATAGCCAGTAGTGTAGATTTCTTTTATTTTTGCGTCAGGTGCAAGAAGGTTGACAACCTCTCTTACTTTTTCTGGGGATTCTGTAGCATGCACGATTGCCCTGACATACAGTTCCTTAATCACACTCACCAATCCCCCAACTTCACATTCTGGATGTTGATACCTGAGTTTCTTGCAAGATGCCTTAATTTGCAAACGCTTTCCACAACAGTAGCCAGTCCGTAGGCACTCTCAAGGTTAATGCCTGTTGTAAACAAGCCATGGCCTCTGACAATTGCTGCAGGGTATTTTTTGAGGAGGTCAGGCAATTGCCGTGCGACTTCTTCCGAACCTATCGCATTTTTAACAGCGAGAACAGGAATTTTTTTCAGATAGTAAGCCCCTTCCTCATCAATTGGAATTATCTCATCATGGTTCAACGATTCTACAATGGCATAAGGAGAATGTGCATGCACTACTGCAAGGGCAGAGGTATTTTTGTAAATTTCTTGGTGTACCTTTACTTCAGTGGAGGCAAGGAATGTACCCGCAGAAGCACCGTTTAGTGACATTTCTACTATATCCTCCTTGTTCAGTGCAGCTAACATGCTTCCCCTCCTCTTTATATAAATTCTTTCGCCTCTCCTCACACTTATATTTCCACTATGAGCCGAAAGTACGAGACCAGCTTCGTGCATTAATCTCCCAATTTTCTGCATTTCTACAAAAACTTCCTCAACTTCTACCGGCATCTGTCTCACTTTTTTTTGGTCTGGAGCAAATTGCGAACTCGTCCCCATCTAGAAAGAACTCTCTATCTGGATGTTTCGTCTGAAGTTGCTCAATTATTTTCATGACCTCTTCAATGGTTTCGTCTGGTTTTATTTTATGTTCCACCCTTTTCTCTGGTTTAAGATGTTTTTTCTCCTCGCTTTTTGTCATGGAAGGCACCACTCAATCGGTAGCATATACGCAGTTATGGTATAAA
This window encodes:
- a CDS encoding RNA-binding domain-containing protein, with the protein product MSVIKELYVRAIVHATESPEKVREVVNLLAPDAKIKEIYTTGYHGNEIIVLETRSVNDFIGIEEMLKRDGVFEEVLKNPEIYIEEGTIHLKIDKQMLYAEKKFVIGGTDAISVHLQIGSKSETREKTVNRIKKFMRGEEE
- a CDS encoding PQQ-binding-like beta-propeller repeat protein, whose translation is MMGIEKTRFVLVKRVKTGNEVISLGSAWGFYFLGLKNGELKKFNSEWNEVDVLKTNGQIRGIATSDDRIFLTSWDKNIYCVSKDMKVLWKKQVDSFPFGISAGKNFVVYTTNSGTMAVFDNEGNPLWDKKFEGTVECVKVSEGRIYTGTYKGEALVFDANGNLLWNFNCNDIIKSICIGKQFYVYTTATGRVFMFRDDGTMYWVQQEPSPAITSETAENRIAVGFFNNSILFFDKTGKILQRLEENTKLNTLMFRDATTFITGTQCVNIYQNFSDENVEILYEVMCIGGKCGTFISAELLDTCPQCGSDKIISRVVEERRFTKEFD
- a CDS encoding aldolase, which gives rise to MPVEVEEVFVEMQKIGRLMHEAGLVLSAHSGNISVRRGERIYIKRRGSMLAALNKEDIVEMSLNGASAGTFLASTEVKVHQEIYKNTSALAVVHAHSPYAIVESLNHDEIIPIDEEGAYYLKKIPVLAVKNAIGSEEVARQLPDLLKKYPAAIVRGHGLFTTGINLESAYGLATVVESVCKLRHLARNSGINIQNVKLGDW